A genomic stretch from Desulfotignum balticum DSM 7044 includes:
- a CDS encoding serine dehydratase subunit alpha family protein yields the protein MLHVFESDNLKTYSAKDILQREVTPALGCTDPIAIALSTAAAARLVLPETVESISVHVDPNIFKNGFSVPIPGTAGLSGLELVAALGAFGGDPGKGLEVLETLTSESLEKAVTLVKNNAVTIHLLREHRGIHIQTQIRAGTHEAACLIEHTHDNIVSLTLDGVEAADRPVTSENRPVERFDRANFDDWLRHLTLDEMLSMIDTFDDDDIEFIKKGVDLNCRLAEFGLSHKSGMGIGQTLQRLNDQGRIKMDMVLAARILTSAAADARMAGAGLPAMASAGSGNHGLTAVLPIRAVRDYLICNDKAMYQAVGLSHVLTSVVKSHTGRLAPICGCSIAAGAGAAAGITWLMGGDRNQIAAAVKHLIGDLSGMICDGAKPGCALKLSTAAGNAVQASLLALEGVTLTNSDGILADTLEQTIQNLGVLSTRGMSETDATILDIMLNKEKK from the coding sequence ATGTTACATGTATTTGAATCTGACAACCTGAAGACCTATAGCGCTAAAGATATATTACAGCGGGAAGTCACACCCGCTCTGGGCTGTACAGACCCGATTGCCATTGCCCTGTCCACCGCTGCCGCCGCCCGGCTGGTTCTTCCCGAAACAGTTGAATCCATTTCCGTCCATGTGGACCCCAATATTTTTAAAAACGGGTTTTCGGTTCCCATACCCGGCACAGCCGGGCTCAGCGGCCTGGAACTGGTCGCAGCCTTAGGTGCTTTTGGCGGGGATCCAGGCAAAGGGTTAGAAGTGCTGGAAACCCTGACGTCAGAGAGCCTCGAAAAAGCAGTGACCCTGGTCAAGAACAACGCCGTAACCATCCATCTTCTGCGGGAGCACCGGGGGATTCATATCCAGACCCAGATCCGGGCAGGCACGCATGAAGCAGCCTGTCTGATTGAACATACCCATGATAACATTGTTTCCCTGACTCTGGACGGTGTGGAGGCTGCAGACAGACCGGTCACGTCTGAAAATCGTCCTGTCGAGCGTTTCGACCGGGCCAATTTTGACGACTGGCTCAGGCATCTCACACTGGATGAGATGCTGAGCATGATAGACACCTTTGATGACGACGATATCGAATTTATCAAAAAAGGGGTTGATCTTAACTGCCGCCTGGCGGAATTCGGCTTGTCCCACAAATCCGGCATGGGAATCGGCCAAACCCTGCAACGGCTGAATGACCAGGGACGGATCAAAATGGACATGGTCCTTGCGGCGCGCATCCTGACGTCAGCAGCGGCTGATGCCCGCATGGCCGGTGCCGGCCTGCCGGCCATGGCATCGGCCGGCAGCGGCAATCATGGCCTGACAGCCGTACTGCCCATCCGGGCGGTCAGAGATTATCTCATCTGCAATGACAAAGCTATGTACCAAGCCGTTGGTTTGTCCCATGTACTGACCTCAGTGGTTAAATCCCACACCGGCCGCCTGGCCCCTATATGCGGCTGTTCCATTGCGGCCGGCGCCGGGGCAGCCGCTGGCATCACCTGGCTGATGGGCGGAGACAGGAACCAGATTGCCGCCGCCGTCAAACATCTGATCGGAGACCTGTCCGGCATGATCTGTGACGGCGCCAAACCGGGGTGTGCTCTCAAACTTTCCACAGCTGCGGGCAATGCCGTACAGGCATCACTTTTGGCCCTTGAAGGCGTTACATTGACCAACTCGGACGGCATCCTTGCAGACACGCTGGAACAGACCATCCAGAACCTGGGCGTGTTAAGCACCCGGGGCATGTCCGAGACCGATGCCACTATTCTTGATATTATGCTGAACAAGGAGAAAAAATGA
- a CDS encoding NAD(P)/FAD-dependent oxidoreductase, producing MKPDYDAIIIGAGIIGCCTAFEMSKLGYRTLNIDKLPAAGMGSTAGSCAIIRLHYSTAQGVTLAREGYYYWLDWPKYLETGDPEGMAYYRNTGALVIKTEINKNLAYVKKALQALSVGFLELAPEQVHTYLPNADLNSYFPQKWVTDPEFGKPSGKNIPGAIWVPESGYISDPKLSTHNAQVAAEKKGAQFLFNAQVTEILIENNRATGVILSDGRKITAPVVVNVAGPHSFQINAMAGVADKMNIKTRPMKQEVAHIPAPKDLDWERDGFMLSDGDIGCYSRPEVGNHFLIGSEDPPSDPQLWVDDPDDYDQNFTDQYRCMVLREAMRVKGLPIPNKYQGLVDLYDVSDDWLPIYDKSDLPGFYMAVGTSGNQYKNAPVAGAMMAHLIQACEKGLDHDKSPFQFDLKYLKRPLDMGFFSRNREINKDSSFSVIG from the coding sequence ATGAAACCCGATTATGACGCGATTATCATCGGTGCCGGCATCATCGGCTGCTGCACCGCCTTTGAAATGAGCAAACTGGGGTACCGAACCCTGAACATCGACAAACTGCCGGCCGCAGGAATGGGATCCACAGCTGGCTCCTGTGCGATTATCCGGCTGCATTATTCCACTGCCCAAGGAGTGACCCTGGCCAGAGAGGGATATTACTACTGGCTGGACTGGCCCAAATACCTGGAGACCGGAGACCCGGAAGGGATGGCATACTACCGCAACACCGGCGCACTGGTCATCAAAACGGAAATCAACAAGAACCTAGCGTATGTCAAAAAAGCGCTTCAGGCGCTTTCCGTGGGATTTCTGGAGCTGGCGCCGGAACAGGTGCACACCTATCTTCCCAATGCAGATCTCAACAGCTATTTTCCTCAGAAATGGGTCACTGATCCGGAATTCGGCAAACCCTCAGGGAAAAACATCCCCGGAGCCATCTGGGTCCCGGAATCCGGATATATTTCAGATCCAAAACTGTCCACCCACAATGCCCAGGTGGCGGCCGAAAAAAAAGGCGCTCAGTTTCTTTTTAATGCACAAGTAACGGAAATTCTGATTGAAAACAACCGCGCCACCGGAGTAATCCTTTCAGACGGCAGAAAAATCACCGCCCCGGTGGTGGTAAACGTTGCCGGACCCCATTCCTTTCAGATCAATGCCATGGCCGGTGTGGCAGATAAAATGAACATCAAGACCCGGCCCATGAAGCAGGAAGTGGCTCATATCCCCGCCCCGAAAGACCTTGACTGGGAAAGAGATGGGTTCATGTTGTCAGACGGCGACATAGGCTGCTATTCCCGGCCAGAAGTGGGAAATCATTTTCTGATCGGCAGTGAAGACCCGCCCAGTGATCCGCAGTTGTGGGTAGATGACCCTGACGACTATGACCAGAATTTCACCGATCAGTATCGGTGCATGGTCCTGCGGGAAGCCATGCGGGTCAAAGGTCTTCCCATCCCCAACAAGTATCAGGGTCTGGTGGATCTGTATGATGTATCTGATGACTGGCTCCCCATATATGACAAATCAGATCTTCCCGGATTTTACATGGCCGTGGGCACATCCGGCAATCAGTACAAGAACGCCCCGGTGGCCGGGGCAATGATGGCCCACCTGATCCAGGCCTGTGAAAAGGGACTTGACCATGACAAATCACCTTTCCAGTTTGATTTGAAATATCTCAAACGACCCCTGGATATGGGATTTTTTTCCAGAAACCGGGAAATCAACAAAGATTCCAGTTTTTCCGTGATCGGATGA
- a CDS encoding FAD binding domain-containing protein — translation MLLPKFEFHEPESIEKALVLKKQFNSGARFLAGGTDLLVYLKKKIVSTDHVISLQRIDGLGEIRENESDLFIGACTTMAAISRHPVVQKKFCALKSGADNMGTHLIRNRATIGGNVCNASPAGDTLPALLVYDAAALVESPEGKREIPLTDFFKGPGKTDLKNDDILIGFRLPYPPDHSGAHYIQLGKRKSAEINVVNAASFLTIDPGTCNILSVRIALGSVAPTPIRAPESEAALMGRTAGDDAFNAAAETARFKDCSPIDDFRGSAAYRRAMVGVLTKRTLAAAFDQARA, via the coding sequence ATGCTGTTACCCAAGTTTGAATTCCATGAACCGGAATCCATTGAAAAGGCGCTGGTGCTGAAAAAGCAATTCAACTCCGGCGCCCGGTTTCTTGCCGGCGGTACGGATCTGCTGGTGTACCTGAAAAAAAAGATTGTTTCCACCGATCATGTCATCAGCCTGCAGCGCATTGACGGCTTGGGCGAAATCCGGGAAAATGAATCGGATCTGTTCATCGGGGCATGTACCACCATGGCCGCCATATCCCGGCACCCCGTTGTTCAGAAAAAATTTTGCGCATTGAAATCAGGGGCTGACAATATGGGCACCCATCTGATCCGGAACCGGGCCACCATCGGCGGGAACGTGTGCAATGCCAGCCCGGCAGGCGACACCCTGCCGGCCCTGCTGGTCTACGATGCCGCGGCCCTGGTCGAAAGTCCGGAGGGGAAACGTGAAATTCCCCTGACCGATTTTTTCAAGGGACCCGGCAAAACCGACCTGAAAAACGATGACATTCTCATCGGGTTCCGGCTGCCGTATCCGCCGGATCACAGCGGTGCCCACTATATTCAGCTGGGCAAACGCAAATCAGCGGAAATCAATGTGGTGAATGCGGCCTCATTCCTGACCATTGATCCGGGTACCTGCAACATCCTGTCGGTTCGGATCGCACTGGGATCCGTGGCCCCCACTCCGATCCGGGCCCCGGAATCCGAGGCCGCCCTCATGGGCCGCACCGCCGGGGATGACGCGTTCAATGCTGCGGCAGAGACCGCCCGGTTCAAGGACTGTTCCCCCATCGATGATTTCAGGGGCAGTGCTGCATACCGGCGGGCCATGGTGGGGGTTCTGACCAAACGCACCCTGGCTGCCGCCTTTGACCAGGCCCGGGCCTAA
- a CDS encoding HesA/MoeB/ThiF family protein — protein sequence MNGLTGAGDDRYLRQTLLPGIGPKGQASLAKACVLIAGAGGLGSASAFYLAGAGVGHIKIADHDRVEISNLNRQILHADTALGQPKAVSAAARLTGFNPGIQVTGLCERITHDRITAMLDGVDIIVDGLDSFEARQVLNRASLKHGLPYVYAGVHGFDAMISCFVPGQTACFECIFSGNAPESDQPIGVIGAAPGLAGTIQAMETVKLLLDIGRPLKNRLMRISGLDMRCHCMDLTPNPACPACGKALAADNP from the coding sequence ATGAACGGCCTGACCGGTGCCGGTGATGACAGATATCTGCGGCAGACCCTCCTCCCCGGAATCGGCCCCAAAGGTCAGGCAAGTCTGGCTAAGGCCTGTGTCCTGATCGCCGGGGCCGGGGGGCTGGGGTCTGCCTCGGCCTTTTACCTGGCAGGCGCCGGGGTGGGTCATATCAAAATCGCGGACCATGACCGTGTGGAGATCAGTAACCTGAACCGGCAGATCCTGCATGCGGACACAGCCCTGGGGCAACCCAAGGCCGTGTCCGCCGCCGCCCGGCTCACAGGTTTCAACCCCGGCATCCAGGTGACCGGCCTGTGCGAACGGATCACCCATGACCGGATCACCGCCATGCTTGACGGCGTGGATATCATTGTGGACGGCCTTGATTCCTTTGAGGCCCGGCAGGTGCTCAACCGGGCATCCCTGAAACACGGTCTGCCCTATGTGTACGCCGGGGTGCACGGGTTCGATGCCATGATCTCCTGTTTTGTGCCCGGACAGACCGCCTGCTTTGAATGCATATTTTCCGGAAACGCACCGGAATCTGACCAGCCGATCGGTGTGATCGGTGCGGCCCCGGGTCTGGCCGGCACCATCCAGGCCATGGAAACCGTGAAACTGCTGCTGGATATCGGCAGACCCCTGAAGAACCGGCTGATGCGCATCTCCGGCCTGGACATGCGCTGCCACTGCATGGACCTGACCCCCAATCCGGCCTGCCCGGCATGCGGCAAAGCGCTGGCGGCAGACAACCCATGA
- a CDS encoding xanthine dehydrogenase family protein molybdopterin-binding subunit, translated as MKSYDVISTRANRIDTPDKATGKAVFVDDITLPGMLYGALLQSPHAHAKILSIDTSEAEKLPGVKAVITAKEAGQVKYGVSPARYDETVFAVDKVRYVGDEIAAVAATRLDVALEAVSRIQVEYEVLPAVFTVEDAVRDGAPQLHDEFKGNLCAEVHQEFGNVAEGLENSDIVITTEMKSKRQDGAFIEPQGCIAEYDNSGVLTLTSSTQVPHYVQRTVAMVLGMDIGKVRVKKPYVGAGFGIKASANPMELACCILARKTRKPVKMNFTREQVFMYGRARHRFHHTITTGAKKDGTLMAIKHECWLDGGAYTSFGIATVYYTGSLLGGPYKLANMSYDGYRVYNNKPACGAQRGHGAVIARACFEQQLDMIAEKIGMDPLELRIKNMMETGDTTCNDLNMSSFGMAECIEAVRNGSDWDKKKGHMPPGKGIGMACGFFVSGAGYPIYRSDTFHGTVIIKLTEDGGTALVYTASAEIGQGSDTAFAMIAAEALGIPLENVRLASGDTDMGVDLGAYSSRQTLMTGHATKEAAENVRRQVLEVLAEQLNVAVEKMDIRNGFIEFDGDTPDFSALRTRYIKEHRGWTDNPDSDRLTFKEASRIAFLERGSIVGTGKYKPHSLGGKFKGAAVGTSPAYGCSAQVAEVTVDMDTGQITIDKITDAHDCGKAINMTSVEGQMEGSISMGIGEAMHEEVIFDNQGRVLNDDLAEYKIVTSMDMPRVKTIVVESDEPNGPFGAKEVGEGAIMPTIPAILNAVYDAAGVRVYELPLTPERVFHAIREYQERHKATA; from the coding sequence ATGAAATCATATGATGTAATCAGCACCCGGGCCAACCGGATCGATACGCCGGATAAGGCCACGGGCAAAGCCGTGTTCGTGGATGACATCACCCTGCCGGGCATGCTCTACGGGGCCCTGCTGCAAAGCCCCCACGCCCACGCGAAAATCCTGTCCATCGACACCTCGGAGGCGGAAAAACTGCCCGGTGTCAAGGCGGTGATCACGGCCAAGGAGGCCGGCCAGGTCAAGTACGGGGTCAGTCCGGCCCGGTATGATGAAACCGTGTTTGCCGTGGACAAAGTGAGGTATGTGGGAGACGAGATTGCCGCCGTGGCCGCCACCCGCCTGGATGTCGCCCTGGAGGCGGTCTCCCGGATCCAGGTGGAATACGAGGTGCTGCCCGCGGTGTTCACTGTGGAAGACGCAGTCAGGGACGGGGCCCCCCAGCTCCATGACGAATTCAAGGGCAATCTGTGTGCCGAGGTTCACCAGGAATTCGGCAACGTGGCTGAAGGCCTTGAAAACAGCGACATCGTCATCACCACGGAGATGAAAAGCAAGCGCCAGGACGGAGCGTTCATCGAGCCCCAGGGGTGTATTGCCGAATATGACAACAGCGGGGTGCTCACCCTGACCAGCTCCACCCAGGTGCCCCACTATGTGCAGCGAACCGTGGCCATGGTTTTGGGCATGGACATCGGCAAGGTACGAGTAAAAAAACCCTATGTCGGGGCCGGATTCGGGATCAAGGCTTCAGCCAATCCCATGGAACTGGCCTGCTGCATTCTGGCCAGGAAAACACGGAAACCCGTGAAAATGAATTTTACCCGGGAACAGGTGTTCATGTATGGCCGGGCCCGCCACCGGTTCCACCACACCATCACCACAGGCGCAAAAAAAGACGGCACCCTCATGGCGATCAAACATGAATGCTGGCTGGACGGCGGGGCCTATACCAGTTTCGGCATTGCCACAGTCTATTACACCGGGTCTCTTCTGGGCGGCCCCTACAAACTGGCCAACATGAGCTATGACGGGTACCGGGTCTACAACAACAAGCCGGCCTGCGGGGCCCAGCGGGGCCACGGCGCCGTGATCGCCCGGGCCTGTTTCGAGCAGCAGCTGGACATGATCGCCGAAAAGATCGGCATGGATCCCCTGGAACTGCGGATCAAGAACATGATGGAAACCGGAGACACCACCTGCAACGACCTGAACATGAGTTCATTCGGCATGGCTGAATGCATCGAAGCGGTGAGAAACGGATCCGACTGGGACAAAAAGAAAGGCCATATGCCCCCGGGCAAAGGCATCGGCATGGCCTGCGGATTTTTTGTCTCCGGTGCAGGATATCCCATTTACCGGTCCGACACCTTTCACGGCACCGTGATCATCAAGCTCACCGAGGACGGCGGCACGGCCCTGGTGTACACGGCATCGGCTGAAATCGGCCAGGGGTCTGACACCGCCTTTGCCATGATCGCGGCCGAAGCCCTGGGCATCCCCCTGGAAAACGTCCGGCTGGCTTCAGGCGACACGGACATGGGTGTGGACTTAGGGGCCTATTCCAGTCGCCAGACCCTGATGACCGGGCATGCCACCAAAGAGGCGGCGGAAAACGTCAGACGTCAGGTCCTGGAAGTGCTGGCAGAACAGCTGAACGTGGCCGTTGAAAAAATGGACATCCGGAACGGGTTCATCGAATTTGACGGGGACACCCCGGATTTTTCCGCCCTCCGGACCCGGTATATCAAGGAACACCGGGGATGGACCGACAACCCGGATTCGGACAGGCTCACTTTCAAGGAAGCCTCCCGCATCGCGTTTCTGGAACGGGGCTCCATTGTGGGCACCGGCAAATACAAGCCCCATTCCCTGGGCGGCAAGTTCAAGGGCGCGGCCGTGGGCACCTCCCCGGCCTACGGATGTTCAGCCCAGGTGGCCGAGGTCACGGTGGACATGGACACCGGCCAGATCACCATCGACAAGATCACCGACGCCCATGACTGCGGCAAGGCCATCAACATGACCTCCGTGGAAGGCCAGATGGAAGGCTCCATCTCCATGGGGATCGGCGAAGCCATGCATGAAGAAGTGATCTTTGACAACCAGGGCCGGGTGCTCAACGATGATCTGGCGGAATACAAGATCGTCACCTCCATGGACATGCCCCGGGTCAAGACCATTGTGGTGGAAAGTGACGAACCCAACGGCCCGTTCGGGGCCAAGGAGGTGGGGGAAGGGGCCATCATGCCCACCATCCCGGCCATCCTCAATGCGGTGTACGATGCGGCCGGGGTCCGGGTTTACGAACTGCCCCTGACACCGGAACGGGTATTCCACGCCATCCGGGAATACCAGGAACGCCACAAGGCCACGGCCTGA
- a CDS encoding (2Fe-2S)-binding protein, with protein MKKLIQMTINDRAYEVAVEPNKTLADLIRYDLGLTGTKKGCDTGDCGACTVILNGDPVNSCLVLAVQADNAVIETIEGLSTDDGLHPLQQAFVEKGAIQCGFCTPGMILSAKNLLDKHPAPTEAEIREGISGNLCRCTGYQKIFEAIESTRS; from the coding sequence ATGAAAAAACTCATTCAGATGACCATCAATGACCGGGCCTATGAAGTGGCGGTGGAACCCAACAAAACCCTGGCAGATCTGATCCGCTACGACCTGGGTCTGACCGGCACCAAAAAAGGATGCGACACGGGTGACTGCGGGGCCTGCACCGTGATTCTCAACGGTGATCCCGTCAATTCCTGCCTGGTACTGGCCGTGCAGGCCGACAATGCCGTGATCGAGACCATCGAGGGGTTGAGCACGGATGACGGGCTTCATCCTTTGCAGCAGGCATTTGTGGAAAAAGGCGCGATCCAGTGCGGATTCTGCACGCCCGGCATGATTCTGTCCGCCAAAAACCTGCTGGACAAACATCCGGCTCCCACGGAAGCAGAGATCCGGGAAGGCATTTCCGGGAATTTGTGCCGGTGCACCGGGTACCAGAAAATATTCGAAGCCATTGAATCCACCCGTTCATAA
- a CDS encoding histidine phosphatase family protein, producing the protein MQTDGFIFLLRHGQIAGSGTRRFIGISDVDLNDTGISQAEYWLHAFSPLKIDTIYTSCLSRCRDTARRIAGNRKIISHPALNEINLGQWEGRSFDEIKRLNPDGFKQRGEHLDTFRPPDGESFHDVQCRAVPFLTRCLEKPGTPLFVTHAGVIRVILCHISGLALKNLFQFNVSYGQLFVIQT; encoded by the coding sequence TTGCAGACTGACGGCTTTATTTTTCTTCTTCGGCACGGGCAGATCGCCGGTTCCGGCACCCGGCGATTCATCGGCATCTCTGACGTGGATCTGAATGACACAGGCATTTCCCAGGCCGAATATTGGCTCCATGCCTTTTCTCCCCTGAAAATCGATACTATCTACACCAGCTGCCTTTCCCGATGCCGGGATACGGCCCGACGGATTGCCGGGAACCGGAAGATCATCAGCCACCCGGCATTGAATGAAATCAATCTGGGACAGTGGGAAGGGCGGTCGTTTGATGAAATTAAACGCCTGAATCCGGACGGGTTCAAACAAAGGGGGGAACATCTGGACACATTCAGACCGCCGGACGGAGAAAGTTTTCACGATGTCCAGTGCCGGGCTGTCCCTTTTTTGACCCGATGCCTTGAAAAACCCGGCACGCCGTTGTTTGTGACCCATGCCGGGGTGATCCGGGTGATTTTGTGCCATATTTCAGGTCTGGCACTGAAAAATCTGTTCCAGTTCAATGTGTCCTATGGACAGTTGTTTGTGATTCAGACCTGA
- the thiS gene encoding sulfur carrier protein ThiS: MIIQLNGMTETVPDGLTISGLIEWAKEEDPDLMVEKNRQYIYPAEYDTCPVNENDVIEFINPNLGG; the protein is encoded by the coding sequence ATGATCATTCAGCTGAACGGCATGACGGAAACCGTTCCGGACGGCCTGACCATCTCCGGCCTGATTGAATGGGCAAAGGAGGAGGACCCGGACCTGATGGTGGAAAAAAACCGACAATACATCTACCCGGCGGAGTACGACACCTGCCCGGTGAACGAAAATGACGTCATTGAATTCATCAACCCCAATCTGGGGGGATAG
- a CDS encoding winged helix-turn-helix domain-containing protein, with protein MGNTHEKLRIKIWIECDTGDSIFGEGQMRILETIQEQGSINAAAKTLKMGYRSMWGRLRKMEKRLGKPLLERHKGGAEGGHSDLTPEALEMIDKFKRLRLEIAEASETIFRQIYH; from the coding sequence ATGGGAAACACACATGAAAAACTGCGGATCAAGATCTGGATCGAATGTGACACCGGAGATTCCATTTTCGGGGAAGGACAGATGCGCATCCTGGAAACCATTCAGGAGCAGGGGTCCATCAATGCGGCGGCCAAAACCCTGAAAATGGGGTACCGGTCCATGTGGGGCCGGCTGCGAAAAATGGAGAAACGGCTGGGAAAACCACTCCTGGAACGCCACAAAGGCGGGGCTGAAGGGGGGCATTCCGACCTGACGCCCGAGGCTTTGGAAATGATTGACAAATTCAAACGCCTGCGGCTGGAGATCGCGGAAGCATCTGAAACCATTTTCAGACAAATTTACCATTAG
- a CDS encoding DVU_1551 family NTP transferase, with protein MTSLNSSTPIWGDSPRTSGISAVILAAGFSSRMKAFKPLLPVGGTPMVERCIDLFSDNGITDIVVVTGHLREQLEPVVRDAGACPVFHPGFASGMLGSIQQGVANIRPGQAGFFLLPTDIPAIRPATLARMIQQFQSDPLRLLMPCFNGLTGHPPLLPCDLKNRIMALAEPSTLRDLMAAEKDRTETLAFHDRGVLMDADDPAGYRRVVHKVRHLDIPDREECLSIVDQELPKDHPIRNHLAQVAMIALKLAHAVSDHVNVDLVIAAALLHDVRRMEKNHAAAGASLLQDLGFPRVAEVVEQHMDIELDLHAPVQEKELVYFADKLCTRHGPDIDYHHRFRNCLEKTPWAATSIWKRYENTRHIQARIEASAGKSITKILAD; from the coding sequence ATGACGTCATTGAATTCATCAACCCCAATCTGGGGGGATAGCCCCCGGACATCCGGTATTTCAGCCGTGATCCTGGCAGCAGGCTTTTCCTCCCGGATGAAGGCATTCAAACCCCTGCTGCCCGTGGGCGGAACCCCCATGGTCGAAAGGTGCATCGACCTGTTTTCGGACAACGGCATCACCGATATTGTCGTGGTGACCGGCCATCTTCGGGAGCAGCTGGAACCGGTGGTCAGAGATGCCGGGGCCTGCCCGGTGTTTCATCCGGGGTTTGCCTCCGGGATGCTGGGCTCCATCCAGCAGGGGGTTGCAAACATCCGGCCCGGGCAGGCCGGATTCTTTCTGCTTCCCACGGATATCCCGGCCATTCGTCCGGCCACGCTCGCCCGGATGATCCAACAATTCCAGTCCGATCCCCTTCGGCTCCTCATGCCCTGTTTCAATGGCCTTACCGGGCATCCACCCCTGTTGCCGTGTGACCTCAAGAACCGGATTATGGCCCTGGCGGAACCCTCAACTCTCCGGGACCTGATGGCGGCGGAAAAAGACCGGACCGAAACCCTGGCGTTTCATGACCGGGGGGTTCTGATGGATGCAGATGATCCTGCAGGATACCGGCGGGTGGTGCACAAGGTCCGGCATCTGGATATTCCGGACAGGGAAGAATGTCTGTCCATTGTCGACCAGGAACTGCCAAAAGACCATCCCATCCGGAATCATCTGGCACAGGTGGCCATGATTGCACTGAAACTGGCCCATGCTGTGTCTGATCACGTAAACGTGGATCTGGTGATTGCCGCGGCCCTGCTCCATGATGTCAGGCGCATGGAAAAAAACCATGCTGCAGCCGGGGCCTCCCTGCTGCAGGACCTGGGATTCCCCCGGGTGGCTGAAGTGGTAGAACAGCACATGGACATTGAACTGGATCTCCATGCCCCGGTTCAGGAAAAGGAACTGGTGTATTTTGCAGACAAACTGTGCACCCGGCACGGTCCGGACATCGATTATCACCACCGGTTCAGGAACTGCCTTGAAAAAACCCCCTGGGCCGCCACCAGCATCTGGAAACGGTATGAAAATACACGACACATACAGGCCAGAATTGAAGCCTCCGCAGGTAAATCCATTACAAAAATACTTGCAGACTGA
- a CDS encoding L-2-amino-thiazoline-4-carboxylic acid hydrolase, translating into MPWCRYAEKYRELGVAEFGHCLSCCRDEPFAEGFNSKIRFERSQTIMEGTPFCDFNFFLDT; encoded by the coding sequence ATGCCCTGGTGCCGGTATGCGGAAAAATACCGTGAACTGGGCGTGGCAGAGTTCGGGCACTGCCTGTCATGCTGCCGGGATGAACCCTTTGCAGAAGGCTTCAATTCCAAAATCCGGTTTGAACGCAGCCAGACCATCATGGAAGGCACGCCCTTCTGTGATTTCAACTTCTTTCTTGACACCTGA